One genomic region from Pseudoduganella dura encodes:
- a CDS encoding GFA family protein — protein sequence MDSKPEQIQGACHCGSVRFLVRLADGLDTARRCNCSYCSMRGAIAVSAALQDIEITAGAEWLTLYQFNTMQAKHYFCSKCGIYTHHQRRSDPGQYGINAACLEGISPFDFSEVPVNEGRIHPRDNPVRKGSGIAGYLRYFPGMDNEAGSPDSMKVDAPGRPERDVQT from the coding sequence ATGGACAGCAAACCGGAACAGATACAGGGCGCATGTCACTGCGGGTCGGTGAGATTTCTTGTCCGGCTTGCCGACGGGCTCGACACCGCGCGGCGCTGCAACTGCTCCTATTGCAGCATGCGCGGGGCGATTGCCGTGTCGGCGGCGCTGCAGGACATCGAAATCACCGCGGGTGCGGAATGGCTGACGCTTTACCAGTTCAACACCATGCAGGCAAAGCACTATTTCTGCTCGAAGTGCGGCATCTATACGCATCACCAGCGCCGGTCCGATCCGGGTCAATATGGCATCAATGCGGCATGCCTGGAGGGGATCAGCCCGTTCGATTTCAGCGAGGTTCCGGTGAATGAGGGGCGGATCCATCCCAGGGACAACCCTGTGCGCAAAGGGTCCGGCATTGCCGGTTACCTGCGATATTTTCCCGGGATGGATAATGAAGCGGGGTCACCCGATTCAATGAAGGTCGATGCCCCCGGTCGACCGGAACGGGACGTTCAAACCTGA
- a CDS encoding glycine zipper 2TM domain-containing protein, with product MEKIAIASRIHPLFAAAAVSVIALSATGIAALTGILPSTKAEPAANTVPMSLSAQQTIGGRHPYDAQQPIPAQLAAQQPSPQALQQPVIVPAPAPAVQAVPERAVVREIVYREAPRKPVREAPVRSHEARHEQVARAPAPIVQESKPNYVAIGTGAVVGGLLGNQIGGGDGKKLATLAGIIGGGYVGNEIANRNK from the coding sequence ATGGAAAAAATCGCTATCGCAAGCCGTATCCACCCACTGTTCGCGGCCGCTGCCGTATCGGTAATCGCCTTGAGCGCAACCGGTATTGCGGCCCTGACCGGCATACTGCCATCCACCAAAGCCGAACCGGCTGCGAACACTGTTCCAATGAGCCTGTCTGCACAGCAAACTATCGGTGGTCGTCATCCTTATGATGCGCAACAACCGATCCCTGCGCAGCTGGCCGCGCAACAGCCTTCTCCACAAGCGCTGCAGCAGCCGGTCATCGTGCCGGCCCCGGCCCCGGCTGTGCAGGCCGTGCCGGAACGCGCGGTTGTGCGTGAAATCGTGTACCGTGAAGCGCCCCGCAAGCCCGTGCGCGAGGCGCCGGTTCGCAGCCATGAGGCGCGGCATGAGCAAGTGGCGCGCGCTCCCGCGCCCATTGTCCAGGAAAGCAAGCCGAACTATGTGGCCATCGGCACAGGCGCCGTGGTTGGCGGCCTGCTCGGCAACCAGATCGGCGGCGGCGATGGCAAGAAATTGGCCACCCTGGCGGGGATCATCGGCGGCGGCTATGTCGGCAACGAGATTGCCAACCGCAACAAGTAA